From Streptomyces durmitorensis, a single genomic window includes:
- a CDS encoding TetR/AcrR family transcriptional regulator, protein MPASSLNAPDSLTERRKAETRLDIARTAAALFVENGLRATRAEDIARAAGVAPRTFYRYFATKEEAVAPLFAAGAQQWAEAVRGAPAGLSVREALRHAASRALVPDSDAAPGLAIGDAEALEWVRALLRMAGESAALRAVWSNACHASEETLLSVLTEREGRGTGAPSLELRLVAGVASAAVRVAVETWAAGDDPAGGGGGPAALAEHCIETLEGFRWP, encoded by the coding sequence ATGCCCGCAAGTTCGCTCAATGCGCCCGATTCGCTCACCGAACGCCGTAAGGCGGAGACGCGGCTGGACATCGCCCGTACCGCGGCCGCGCTCTTCGTCGAGAACGGGCTGAGGGCCACGCGCGCGGAGGACATCGCCCGCGCGGCGGGTGTCGCGCCGCGCACCTTCTACCGCTACTTCGCGACGAAGGAGGAGGCTGTGGCCCCGCTCTTCGCCGCCGGGGCGCAGCAGTGGGCGGAGGCGGTGCGGGGTGCGCCCGCGGGGCTGTCGGTACGGGAGGCGCTGCGGCACGCGGCGTCGAGGGCGCTGGTCCCTGACAGCGATGCCGCGCCGGGGCTCGCGATCGGGGACGCGGAGGCGCTGGAGTGGGTGCGGGCGCTGCTGCGGATGGCGGGGGAGAGCGCGGCGCTCAGGGCGGTGTGGTCGAACGCCTGCCACGCATCGGAGGAGACGCTGCTCTCCGTCCTGACGGAGCGGGAGGGGCGCGGGACGGGGGCGCCTTCGCTGGAGCTGCGGCTCGTGGCGGGGGTGGCCAGTGCGGCGGTGCGGGTGGCGGTGGAGACATGGGCGGCAGGGGACGACCCCGCCGGTGGCGGGGGTGGCCCGGCGGCTCTGGCGGAACACTGCATCGAAACCTTGGAGGGCTTCCGCTGGCCGTAG
- a CDS encoding DeoR/GlpR family DNA-binding transcription regulator — translation MYAPERQQEILRLARDGGRVDVLSLAEEFKVTAETIRRDLKALDRAGLVRRVHGGAIPAGRLDFEPDLAEREGTAADEKDRIAHAALAELPTEGSVILDAGSTVARLAASLPLEATFTVVTHGLPTAARLADHPGIQLHLIGGRVRSRTRAAVDAWALRAYGEIRADVLFVAANGFSAEAGLTTPDLAEAAVKRAAIGAARRVVLLADSAKHGQEHFARFGDLADVDLLITDTGLSPEDATAIEAGGTEVIRA, via the coding sequence ATGTACGCACCGGAGCGGCAGCAGGAGATCCTGCGGCTCGCACGCGACGGCGGCCGAGTCGACGTCCTGTCGCTCGCCGAGGAGTTCAAGGTCACCGCCGAGACCATCCGGCGCGACCTGAAGGCCCTGGACCGGGCAGGTCTCGTGCGGCGCGTGCACGGTGGTGCCATACCGGCAGGACGCCTCGACTTCGAGCCCGACCTCGCGGAGCGAGAGGGAACGGCCGCCGACGAGAAGGACCGCATCGCCCACGCCGCCCTCGCCGAACTCCCCACCGAAGGCAGCGTCATCCTCGACGCCGGCTCGACCGTCGCCCGCCTAGCCGCCTCACTCCCGCTGGAAGCGACGTTCACCGTCGTCACCCACGGCCTGCCCACCGCGGCCCGCCTCGCCGACCACCCCGGCATCCAGCTCCACCTCATCGGGGGCCGCGTCCGCAGCCGTACGCGCGCCGCCGTCGACGCGTGGGCGCTGCGTGCGTACGGAGAGATCCGCGCCGACGTCCTCTTCGTCGCCGCGAACGGCTTCTCCGCGGAAGCGGGACTCACCACCCCCGACCTCGCCGAAGCCGCCGTCAAGCGCGCGGCGATCGGCGCGGCCCGCCGCGTGGTGCTCCTCGCGGACTCCGCCAAGCACGGCCAGGAGCACTTCGCGCGCTTCGGCGACCTGGCCGACGTGGACCTGCTGATCACCGACACCGGACTCAGCCCCGAGGACGCCACGGCGATCGAGGCCGGCGGCACGGAGGTGATCCG